The segment CTTCGTCGCCGATGCCCCCCTGCCCCTTCTTCTTTGATTTGGGTTCTCCCTTGGTGTAATACTCGCACCAGACCAACATTAGTTCTGCATCGCTCAGTGGGAAAATAAGTTGATGATCGTGTCTGGGATGGCGCGGTGTCCAGAGGCAGATGACTTCGTCGTGTTTCGGTATAAGCAACGGCTTACCCCCCTTACCCGATTCGGCCAATGACTGCGACAAGGATGTGCTTCGCAGCAAGATACCCGCTGAAGTTACCAGAAATTCACGACGAGAATGAGCATGTGATCGCATGAAGCCCCCTGCCTGTAGAAATCATTATAAATTGAAACGGACTATTCACCCTACAGAGAGAAGTGACGTGATGCAACGAAGGTGGGTGATAAGATCGCAGCAACAAAGCCGGGATGTAGTTGACCTGGAATTAAACGGGCAGGTATCCTTAAGGGATATCCAACTCGCGATCGTTCACGATCCTCGTTCGACCTGTACTCGAAAAAACGAATTGATTTTTCCATGTCGCGACGTTCACTTTTCTATTCTATTTCCTCTCTCGTTGTCTTACTAACATCCATTCTGAGCGTCGATCTTTACGCACAGGAAGAAACAGCATTAAGGCCACATGAACGATGGATCTGGACCGAGTTGATTGCGTTCGACAATCAACAACCTGATTCAGGAGTGGGGGAGTATCTGGAAAAGACGGGATTCGCTCCGAAAGTAATCTGCCTGATGATCAGCTCGCCCGATATCATCCTGTCTCATGGGGGAATGGAAACGGAAGAGCAACTGGCGAAAGAATATACTTCGAGAGACGGGCACGACTTCAATCCAGAGCGGCAACGGCAGGACTGGACGAACTATCAACTCCGGTTCCTCATCGAACAACTTCATGAACGAAAGATTGAAGTCTATCTCAGTGTTTTCGCGAAGTACTACCGCACTCGGGAACATCGGGAATGGATCGCCGACCATCACGAAGTCCTGCATGTTCGCCAAAAGAGTGGATACGCGTGGGCTCTCAACTGCCTGGCACGTCTGGACGACGGCTCTTATTTCGAAGATTACTTTATTAAGAAGTTGGTCGAAACGCTCAATGACTACGGCTTTGATGGCTGGCATGGAGCAGATGGTTGGGGCCCTTTGTCCGGTCCGATTCATGAAGTCTCTTTTTCAGACGACATGATTGCTCAATTCGCTGAATACTCAGAGTACAATCTTCCCCAGGTGGTTACTCAGGAGTGCGTCTATGATGTTTCCAAACTGATAGCCCGTGCCGAATGGATTCTTAAAAATCGACGAGCAGAATGGAGTGAATTTTACGCCGACCGCTGGACGACGTTCTGGGGGAAAGTCGTCACAGCCTTACACGCCACTGACAAGAAGGCCGCAATCAACTCGGCATGGGGACGGGCCCCGTTTGAAGCGCTTTATCGATATGGAATCGATTATCAGAAAATAGCCGCCACGGGTGTGGATGCCATCATCGTCGAGACGGTCGCCGTCGGGCTGGCGACCGATCCACGTACGGTGGATTCGGATCGGCACGATGATTTCCTGGCGATGCTGATGTTAATGCGGGCCTGTCTACCGGAAACCAAACTCATCTTCCTGCATGGCGTTCACGATGTTGTCGAGGAGTGGGACGCGATTCATCACGCACCAATGGTTTTGGAACGGGAAATCTACTCGCTGGCGAATGTATTCCACAACCGATCTGATGGAAGTTTGGCTCCCAGCGCCGATGGTTTTTTAGTCTGCCTGGGTGATGGTCTCAAAAAGAATGAGTGGAACTGGTTGGAAGAACGATGGCAACTCGCCTTTCAAGAGCCGCCCCAAAGCACTGGAGGCGCGACGGTTGTCTGGTCGGACTCCGTCTTTCGAGCCGAACTCGAAGACTATATTAAAAATCGCACATGGAACACGCATCGCATTCTCTTTCACCTCATGCAGGCAGGTGTCACGATTCAATCGACTATTCACGTGGACGATATCGTCCAAGCCACAGGGACGTTGATTGTTCCGAATGCCCACCTGATGCCGCGGTCGGAACTGGAACGCCTCGGAGGTTACAAGAATGGCCCTCTGGTTCTCATTGGACGTCCTCCTGAAAACATCCTCAAGCTCATTTCGATTCCCGGTGCTCAATTCAAGGATCATTACAGTCCGTTAGAAATGTGGTGCGGTGTATTTCATGCCAGCCCGCAAGTTATTCCGTTTGAGAAAGGGGAAGACGAACCCCCTGTCGCGGAGATTCTGAAACAGGAACTCCCCAAAGGATATTGGAACCACCTTCCGTACCGACATGTTTCCGATGGTTTTATAGATGTGTGCGCCAAAGTCATTCAACAAATTGCGACACCGATTAAAGTGGTCGAAGAAGCGGAGTCGGTGGCGATAATGCCTGTGACTCTACAAGACGGAACTATTCGGATCGCGATCAAGAACCGGACATACGCTTATGCCCGACCATTAATTGACATGGGGCGGCCCGTCGCCTCTGCCGAAGTTCTCTCTAGTTTTCCCTCGATCACCATCAAGCCTAAAGAGAATCGGTTTTCGATCCGCGTACCCGGCAGAGGTATCACCGTCGTTGATGTTAAGTTTCAACCAGAGTGATTAGTTCGCGATTCGATTTCGGCCAACTCTAAATCGTGCTGCGTCATCTGATGTGCCAGTTCGGTAAAGCTCACCTGGGGCTGCCAACCGAGCTGCGTCTGGGCTCTGGTGATGTCCCCGCAGAGAACGGGGGCGTCGTGAGGACGAAAGAACTCCGGATCGATCTCGACATACTGTTGATAGTCGAGATCAAGGCACTGGAAAACGACATCGACGAATTCTCGAACGGAGTGCGTTTTTGTTGTCGAGATTACGAAGTCGTCTGGTTCATCCAGTTGCAGCATCAACCACATCGCTTGAACGAAGTCTCCCGCATAACCCCAGCTTCGCTCCGCATCGAGATTGCCGAGAATTAACTTCTGCTGTAAACCGAGTTTGATTCGAGTCGCCGCACGCGTGATTTTGCGAGTGACGAAACTTTCATCCCGCAGAGGGGACTCGTGATTAAACAGAATCCCATTACACGCAAACATACCATGGGCTTCGCGGTAGTTTTGCACTTGAAGATGAGCATACGCTTTTGCACAGGCGTAGGGACTGCGAGGATGGATGGGAGATTGCTCGTTTAATACAGGTCCGGCCTGGTCATCTAAGATGGCAGAAGAGGAAGCTTGAAAGAAACGGACCTGACGGGAGCACTCTATCTCATACTGGCGAACCGCTTCAAGCATACGAAGGGCTCCCATCCCAGTGATTTCGGCGGTTTCCAGTGGTTGCTGGTAAGAGAGAGGGACATGGCTCTGCGCTGCCATATGATAGACTTCACAAGGCTGAATTTGCTTCAACAGGTCGTGCAGATTTTCGGTTACCTTCAGGTCAACCCGATGCAGGAAAACTTGCTCATGTGGAAAATTCGTCGCGGCCTGCGTGAACCCATGAACGTGATAGCCCTTCTCCAGTAGAAGACGAGCTAGATACTGTCCGTCCTGGCCAGTGATACCAGTGATGAGGGCAACGGGTTCCAAAGGATCGCTTTCGTAGGGGAGAGATCTTATGATAGGAGGGCCGTGCCTGCATGAGCCATTCGATCTCTGTCGTGAGATTTTTATCGTGGGGCATGCAGGCCGAGCTGATTTATGTGATAATAACGCCCTGCTACAGCCCTGTCACGGTGCTGCGTGCAAGAGGCAGACGAAGACGAAAGTTCAAGCTGTTCTACTGGATGAATTGACTTGCCATGGTAATGAAACCGACCCCCGATTCTGAAACCCACCCTAAAACTCGCTTGTGGAGTTTTGGCGGACACACTCATACGCTAGGGCGATTTACGCTGGTGATGGGGATCGTCAATGTGACACCGGACAGTTTTTCCGACGGGGGCGAGTATGCGACGAGCGAGTCTGCGATTGCTCATGCGCTTCAACTTGTCGAAGAAGGTGCCGACATTCTCGACATCGGTGGAGAGTCGACTCGTCCTAAAGCAGCCGAAGTCACTTTGGAAGAGGAACTGGCACGGGTCATACCGGTCATTGAAGCCTTGTCCGATAAAACGAACGTTCCCATTTCTATCGACACGACCAAAGCAGAAGTGGCGCGTCAGGCAATTCAAGCGGGGGCCATTATTGTCAACGATATCTCCGGTCTACGGCTTGATCCGGAAATGATTCCATTGTGCGCAGCGCATCAGGAGGTCGGTGTCATTTGCATGCATATGCAGGGAACACCACGAACGATGCAAGAGAATCCCCACTACGAAAATGTAGTTCAGGAAATCTGTGACTTTTTCAAGGAACGCGTGGCAACGTTAAATTCGGCTGGAATTGCACCGGAGCGGATCGTACTTGATCCCGGTATCGGATTTGGAAAGTCGGCAGCCCATAACCTGGAAATCCTGAAAGGGGTCTCTGTTCTACAGCAGGCTGGACGCCCCGTGCTGATCGGCCATTCCCGGAAACGCTTTATTGGCAAATTACTGGAACGTCAGGTGAACGAACGGATATGGGGAACCGTGGGTATTTCCATCGGACTCGCCCAATTGGGAGTCGACATCTTGCGTGTTCATGACGTCCGGGCGACTGTAGATTCACTCGATGCCTGGCGCGCTGTCGCCGAGGACTAGATTTTGTCCTGAAATCCGCTCAATAGGATCTCCATGGCAGATCTTCAACAGATGATTGTGAGACGTTCTTTCTTCGGGTACGCTATAGAATCTCTCGATGAAGTAATCCCGCCATAAGGCACTTCCTGATCTGAGAAACACTCAATCAGTGACATCCCTGTTTCCTACCGCTTTTCAACGTTGAGTCTATCGACACGATGCACGCTCTTTCGTTTTCGACATTGACCACCTGTTGCCTGCTGAATCTGCTTTTCTGGTCCGCCAGTTCCGCCCTTCCCGGTGCGGAATTGATCGCAACCGAATGGAACCAACTTCGCGGTCCGAATGGACAGGGACACCCGACGCAGGAGTCGAATGTTCCTCTCGAATGGAGCGAAACGGAAAACGTCGCCTGGAAAGTTCCTGTACCAGGTCTGGGGTGGTCTTCGCCTGTGCTCTCGGATGGTAAAATCTGGTTGACGAGCGCCGTCGAAGAGGGACAGGTCCTGAAAGCGTACTCGTTCGACGTGGAATCGGGCGATTTGCTCCAGGAGATTGACGTTTTTCGCCCTGAAGAACCTGTCACCGTGAATGACCAGAACAGCCACGCCTCTCCCACGCCTGTCGTGGAACCCGGATTTGTTTACGTTCACTTCGGTACAATGGGAACGGCCTGTGTGAACAGCGACAACGGAGAGATTGTCTGGAAGCATGAGAAACTGAAATTGGAACACAAGGAAGGCCCGGGTAGCTCGCCGGTCTTGTTTGATAATCTGCTGTTGATTAATTGCGATGGCATGGACGTGCAATACGTCGTGGCCCTCGATAAACAGACGGGCGATATTGTCTGGAAGACAGAACGATCCGGTCCGTTTCGAGATCGTCCCGACTTTAAAAAAGCCTACTCCACTCCGACGGTGCATCAGGTAAACGATCGCTGGCAGGTGATCAGCACGGGGGCCGATCAGATTGAAGCGTATGACGCCTACACCGGCGAAGAAATCTGGCGGGTAATATACAACGGTTTTTCGAACGTTCCTCTGGTCCTCGTCGATGGCACTACGGCTTACGTCTGCACCGGATTTACGAAGTCGGAACTCTGGGCGATCGATCTAACGGGAGAAGGGGATGTAACCGAATCCCATGTGCGCTGGAAATTCAAACGACAGGTACCGCAGATCAGTTCGCCGATTCTGGTCGATGGTCGATTGTATTTCTGCAGTGACAAAGGCGTTGGATGCTGTATCGATGCAAGTACGGGAGAAGCAATCTGGCAGGATCGGTTGGGAGGCAATTTCTCCTCTTCACCGATATACGTAAACAGCCACCTTCTGTTCAACAATCATGAAGGCAAAACTCTCGTGGTCGCTCCCGCCGATGAACTGAACATCGTTCGAACCAATTCGCTGGATGGCATTATCAAAGCGACGCCTGCCCCCATTCCGGGTGGCTTGATCATACGAACCAATAGTCACCTCTATCGAATATCGAAGTAGTGGTCGCCCTGTCTTCCCTTAGATGACGTTTCGATAGACACAAAAAAAATCAGGGTGATGCCTCCCTTGGAACGGGAACATCACCCTGATTAATGTAAGTCGACTCGTTGTTCTTATGCGGCGATCATTCTCTCGTGAGCAGACGGTTCATTTTCCTGTTCTTGAAATGAACTGTATTTCAAGTAAGCGGAAGCGATTAAGTATCGTCGATCTGCTATTACGATCAATGGCCCGTCAGTCAGGTAGTCAATCATTGCCGGTTTAAAAGGCCAGATTACGGAAGACTCGAATAGCACAGTTGAGCATTCAAGGATGTCGGTAGTGAATCTGTTCCGTAATCTGATCAACCATTATGAACAGCGAGAACCTAAATCAGTCGTGTTTTAGTGAAACATACGACCGAAGAAGGAAGATTTGTGTCCGCATGATCCGCAGCCACAAGAAGAAGCTGGTGCACAGCAGCTGGGCTCAGGAGCACAGCAAGAAGGTGCAGCAGGAGCACAGCAGGGCTCAGGAGCACAGCAGCTTGGCTCGGGAGCACAGCAAGTTGGCTCAGGTGAGCAGCAACGGTTTTTCTTTTTGAAGCAGCTGAACAGTTTGTCGAACATGCAAGATTTTTTGGCTTTGCAGCAAGAAACTGGAGCACAGCAGGTGGGCTCAGGAGCACAGCAAGAAGGAGCTGGTGCACAGCAAACTGGTTCAGGTGCACAGCAAGAAGGAGCTGGTGCACAGCAGCTTGGCTCTGGAGCACAGCAAGAAGGTTCAACTGAAGCACAACAGCTATTGTTGTTGTGTCCGAACAAGTTGAACAGGCCAGCTTCTGCCTGAGTGCTCAAGCTACAAAGGGCCAACGCAGCGGTCAAAGTAATCCAACGCATTTTAGTAATCTCCTGAAAACGTTTTCGAGAATCTTTTAGATCTTGTAAATTTCAATCATGGCGGTCACGTGCGTGACGTCACGTATAGACACATGGCTTCGTGCAATGTGTTGATGTCATTGTTATTCGACAAGGCGTAAGATTTACTGTTACGTAAACAAGGTGATTTGCAGAGACAGCGAAAGCCAAGGGTGACTGTAACGATTGCGACGATTTTAACCCCCAAAACTGTACAACGGGGGCTTGTCTAGTTCGCGTACGAAGAATTCTGAGCTTAGCTCGGCTTCAATTATTCTGCTGCGTCCAACTGAGCATCCACGGTTCCCACTTCTTTTAGCAATGGACCGTAACCGTATTCGTTGAGCAGAACGATTGTCCCCAGATCACTGGGGTTGCGGGCGACATCATTCAGCGTGTCGATCGCGTCGTAGAGTGACTCCAGTGCAGTGTAAAGATGCTCGGAAGCGGTTTCGAGATCGTCTTCTTCTCTGGCGGCAGCCGCTGCGTGCAGTTCTTCAACGGCGGTCAGATACGTCAGAACAGCTTCGCTCCGCTTCGCGTAATAATAAAGTTCCTTGCGGCCCGCAGTTTTGACGGCGTCATGGCTACGGTAAAGCTCGATCATGTTCTGAGTGAAATGTTCTTTGATCTCTTCCCAGTTCTCGGGGAGAGGTTTTTCAGCGTTGTAATGCTTCATTAACATTTTATCTCCTTCATACGGAGAGACAAAATGAATATCAGCATCGTCCAGCATGCGAGACCCCGCTTCCATATTCTCGAAAGCGAGCCACATACGACCAGTGGCAGACTCGTCCCGGGTGATCGTCTCGAAGTATTGATCGTGGGCCTGCCGGGGAGTGATAGAACTGTTGAAGGTGACACGGGAAAGAAAATGGAGTGTCGGATCCTGTTCGGCCGGTGTCCAGAAGTGAACCGAGACCCCCTCCCATTCGTTCGTCTGTAGTTGTTGAATCCGCTCCGCCAACCACTGGGTTGTCGATTGAGCCATGACGCTGAGATTTTGATTGTGCAAGTAACAATCGAGAACAGCGGGAACCAGTTGTGCCGGAACCTGATCAAACTGGTGAACGCCGTGCCCCGCCGTGACACTGACAGCCAGGGAAGAATTTTCACCGGGAAGAATTTCTGGTAGGTAAGGGTAAAGCACGGGAGTGACGTCGCTGAACTGAAGCTGGGGCAGTTCTTTTCTTTCGGCCAGGGCACCACTACGAAACAATCGGTTGTAGAAAGCGAGTGACGCAATGCATCGGCTGGCGGCCGTCTGCCCTGAATCTCTTAAAGCGGAGATGGAATTGCTTTTCGATTTTTCGAGGACATCTTCTAATGTTGATTCCTTTAACTTGGATGAATAAGACTGCAACTGAGCAAAGCCTTCTTCGACTTCTTCATCAGTTGCCGAACCTTGGAAAAGCGAGATGCTCATTTCATCCAGTTCAGGATAGGTATCCAACCATGCTTCAATCTGAGTTTTTGCCAGTTGTTCAAATTTAGGACCGCTGTATGGATTGTTGGCACCAAGATGCAAATTGTGGTGGTCCGTCCGCACAAAACTGGAAGGCAATACCTGTTTGAATTCGGGCGTGAACGCGAGAGGATCGAGGCTGACGCCGACGGTCATTCCCTGATCGTGTGCCGACTTTAAAATCGATTGAATATATCGTTTTCCTGCCTCGTTACGCTCTTTGTAAGTTTCCATTCCGGCGAAATCGGAGTTCTCGAACTGATCCTGACCACCGAAAGCAGTACTTCCGGGATAGTCGGGATTGATGAGGAATTGCTTACCGTAGTGCATGACCCCGGTCTCTTTAGCGACCCCATCCAGTTCATAGTGAATAAAAGGGTGCCAGGGAGACACATTCAGATCGATGTGATTAAACTTCAGTTTCCCAAGTTGTTTGATCAGCAGGTCACATTCTGCGGCGTTCCAGGATTCAAAGCTGTTCGGAAATTGATCGACTAACCGAAATGTTCTTTTCTTCAGATTCGGTTCAAGGGTGATATCATACCCGCTCAGTTTGAGTTCTCTGGGCGTCGCCGGATAGACGTCGGACTGCATTAAGTAACGAATACCATTCTGATATCCGAATTCATATACGGCCCACAATGTCGCCACAGGACTGCCACCGGCAATCGTCAAACCTGTGTTGCTATCTTGTTCGAGACTTTTCAAGGCATGCCCTTGAGGACTTAGTTTGGGCAGAGAATAATCGGAGTCCGTTCCAAACAGCGACTTATTCGTTGCAGATCCCAAAATAATGAACGGTTCTGTATCACTACTGAGTACCTCTTCCTGTGTGACTTCGACGTTGAAGAGTTCCTTGAGTTGCGATTCCAATTCCATCGCGGCCATTTTTTCCATCGGTTTCGTCGCTTCGGTGCCAGTCACCAGATGGACGGTTACCTTTTCGGTCGCCCCTTTTTCTACAGCATAGAGCGATCCCGGAATCAGAAGTACCAGCAACATGGCAACAAAACGGCGAGAAAGAAGGGTCATCGTGCGATCCTGATATTGTAGGTCGATGCTGTTGGTCTTTGAGAAAGACTGGGAAGAAAACTCTAACGAACTCTATTTCGCAGCCTCGTTGGAGAAGCAGTAGAGTTTAGTCAGCGTGCGAACGTAGATACGATTGTTCGCGATGGCGGGGGTAGAGATACAGCTTTCTCCCATGAAGTTTTTGGCGAGAACCTTTCCTTTTTTGCTGTCCTGATCAATCACGACCAGATATCCATTTTCACCCTGCACATAAATTTTGCCGTCCCCTGCGATGGGGGAGGCGTAATAGTTACCGAAGTTGCGGAGTCGCATTCGCTTCCAGACGGGCTCGCCTTTTTCAATCTCGAACGACGCGGCGATGCCTCCTTTTTTCACCAGGAAGATCATGTCCTCAATCACCAGCGGTGAAGCGATGTTGGAAGGAGAGCTATCGTCCAGGTTCCAGATGAGATGCGTATCCGTAACATTCCCCTCACCACCCACTTTAATTTTCTGAATGATATTACCCCCACCGACCCTATTTTCCGCAGCTTGAAAAGCGTCATCGATTTCGTCGTCGACAAGAAATCCATCCTTATCCTTATCTCCTTTATCGAACTTTTCCCAGAAGGCTTCTTCGAGTTCTGATTTTTCGAGTTTCTCATCCTGGTTCGTATCTTTCCACTGCAACAAGGCATACTTCAGGACTCGATTTGTATCGCCATAACTTTGCACAGAGACATAGACATGCTCGTCCTTAACCACCGGTGTCGTCATGATGGTTCGCAGAAGTGAGTTACAAGTCCATAGCTCTTTGCCATCGGTGATGTCATACCCTTTGAGTTTTCCTGAACCGGCAACAATAACTTCCGTACGACCGTTGGTTTCGCAAATGACGGGTACGGAATAACCACCTAGCATCTCGGGGCGTTCGGTCCTCCAGACTGGCGAACCCGTGTTTTTATCAACCGCCATCAGGAAGGGAGCTAAGTCGTCATCCTGATTGAAGATCACCAAGTCACCATGAACGATGGGGGAATGGGCTGCTCCCCAACCCATCAGGTAATAAGGCATTTGAATTGGAAGCTGCCAGGAATCTTCCCCACTATCAGCATTCAGCGCGAACATGCCAAGCGTACTGAAATAGACATAGACGCGTTCACCATCACAAACAGGGGTGGAAGAGGCCGGTTTATTCGGTGCCATGATGGGAGGCAATTCGCCTGTTTCAAAATCGCGTCGCCAGATTTCAGCACCAGTAGTCGCGTCGAAACAGAATACGCTGAAGATTTCTTCGTCCGTCATCGCCGTCGTGTACGCCAGATTGTTCACGATGATTGGGCAGGCGATCCCTTCTCCCACTTCTGCAGACCAGAGAACTTTATCGTCAATAGAAAATTCAACCGGCAGGTCGGTACTTTCCGTCGAGACACCAGAAGCGTTATGGCCACGGAACTGCGCCCAGTCTTCTGCCTGAGAAGACGCGGTGAACAGAATTGGGAAAATGAGAGCGAGAGCCAGAGAACCTGGGCGGGACATGCAGCACCTCCGGGCGAATGGTTGGATGGATTGAGCGCCGGACAAAATAATCGTTCTGGACAGAACGGGCTCATTCCACGATACCCAGTCTCACAACTCAAGACAATCACCAGACCGGTTATGCATCATTTTCGTACGTGAACCGGAAAGCTGCTTTTTTCAGCCTTTGGCCGCGATTCGGGCAGCAGTTAGCGTATTGTCCAGAAGCATGGCGATCGTCATTGGACCAACGCCACCCGGTACGGGAGTGATTGATGAAGCGATGGGGGCGACCTGATCGAAATCAACATCGCCGACTAATTTGCCATCGACGCTGTTAATTCCGACATCCATTACGACGGCTCCCGGTTTAACCATCTCCGCCGTCACAAAGTTCGGTTTGCCAATCGCGGCAACAAGAATGTCTGCCTGCCGAGTGACTTCCTTCAGGTTGGCCGTGCGACTGTGACAGATCGTGACCGTCGCATTCGCCACGGGTCCTTTCTGAACGAGTAGCATCGCCATGGGCTTTCCGACGATTTCACTCCGTCCCAGCACCACCGCATGTTTACCAGAGACATCGATTCCCGACTTCTCCAGCAGGACCTGCACGCCTCGAGGAGTACAGGGTTGAAAGCGAGGGCGTCCCTGAGCAAGTAATCCCACATTTTCCGGATGAAAACAATCAACATCTTTGAGCGGTGTGACCGCGTCCAAAACTCTTTGTTCCTCAATGTGGCCCGGTAACGGTAATTGCACAAGGATACCGTGTACCGAAGAATCGTCGTTGAATTGTTCGATCATCTCCAGCAGTTCCGCCTCTGTCGTTTCGGAAGGCAGTTTGTGGAGGGTACTTTTCATACCGGCTTTCGCGCAGGCACGCTCTTTATTACGAACATACACAGCGCTGGCCGGGTCTTCACCAACAAGAATGGCGGCGAGGTGCGGCGTAATGCCGGTCTCGTTATGGAACAGGGCCACTTCTTTAGCCAGTAGTTCTCTCGTTTCCGCTGCGATCTTTTTACCGTCGATGATTTGTGCCGTCACTGAATCGATTCCTGACTTTGTCGTATTGCGTGGAACTCACCATAAGTATCGAGATTCGATTTTAATCAATTTTGATAGACTCTGCATGGGGCCTGTTGGGCTTCGATATCAAAAGTGCGAAAAGCGATCAAAAATCTCCGGACCAATAAATCGCTGTGTCAGCCAGATACACCCAGCCGTATACAATGCAGCCAGAACATCATCCAGCATAATTCCGAAGGGGTCCTTACGTCGGTCGGCCCAGGAGACGGGCCACGGTTTTTTGACGTCGAACAAACGAAAGAAAACAAAACCGGTCACGATGTTCAACCGGTCCAGATCAAGAGGACCGAATAGCAGCAGCATAGCGGCAATTTCATCGATGACGATTTCGCCAGGGTCTTCTTTGCCCAGAAGTTGCTCGCAGCGGCGGCAGATTGGGATCCCTATGAGAAAGTAGAAAGTGGCCACCGCGTAATAGATCGAAAGCGAATAGCTTCCCTCGCCCACAGCCAGTTTGAGCAGCCAGATCAGCGGGAACGCGGCAAGCGTTCCAAAGGTGCCGGGAGCAACCCAGACTTGGCCGGAACCGAATCCTCGTCCGAACCAGAGGACCAGTTTGTCACTCCAGAGAAGTGGCGGAGGGTTTAATGGAGAGCCGCTCATAAACATCGTGATCCGGAATTGCGGTCATGTTTGTACAGATAACCCCGCCAATACTAAGCCCCTGAACCTGAGGTTGAGAGGGTAGCGGGCATCCATGCTCCTCTTTTTTGTGGGAACAGATTTGTCAAAATAGGGAATTCTTCATTCGAAATGAACTCAAATGACCGAATTTCGTCCCATTACCTATATGATTTGGGAAAAGCAGCCCTCCCAAGTGGTCTAGAGCCGCATGTCGGGCTGGACTCAGATACCTGTTTTTCAATAAATTTAACAGTCTAGGGTTTTGCCATCTTTAGGGAAGACCTCCGCTGTTCGAATGTCCGCCGTCTCACCCGTCTTCCATCCGTTCTCCCGGCGCTGATGGAGCGAAAACCGTCTTCTCTTCGAACCAGGCGAACTGAAACACCAGCAACCATTTATCGATTTTGCTCATAAAAGAGGTCTTTTAATGTCGGAAGAAGTGAAGCTAAGTAAACTAGAACAACTGAAGTTGGATAGCCGTCAACTTCGTGGAACGATTGCTGAAGAGTTGGCCAACGATGAGCTCGCCTTTTCTGCGGATGCATCT is part of the Polystyrenella longa genome and harbors:
- a CDS encoding GDP-mannose 4,6-dehydratase; the encoded protein is MEPVALITGITGQDGQYLARLLLEKGYHVHGFTQAATNFPHEQVFLHRVDLKVTENLHDLLKQIQPCEVYHMAAQSHVPLSYQQPLETAEITGMGALRMLEAVRQYEIECSRQVRFFQASSSAILDDQAGPVLNEQSPIHPRSPYACAKAYAHLQVQNYREAHGMFACNGILFNHESPLRDESFVTRKITRAATRIKLGLQQKLILGNLDAERSWGYAGDFVQAMWLMLQLDEPDDFVISTTKTHSVREFVDVVFQCLDLDYQQYVEIDPEFFRPHDAPVLCGDITRAQTQLGWQPQVSFTELAHQMTQHDLELAEIESRTNHSG
- the folP gene encoding dihydropteroate synthase; the encoded protein is MVMKPTPDSETHPKTRLWSFGGHTHTLGRFTLVMGIVNVTPDSFSDGGEYATSESAIAHALQLVEEGADILDIGGESTRPKAAEVTLEEELARVIPVIEALSDKTNVPISIDTTKAEVARQAIQAGAIIVNDISGLRLDPEMIPLCAAHQEVGVICMHMQGTPRTMQENPHYENVVQEICDFFKERVATLNSAGIAPERIVLDPGIGFGKSAAHNLEILKGVSVLQQAGRPVLIGHSRKRFIGKLLERQVNERIWGTVGISIGLAQLGVDILRVHDVRATVDSLDAWRAVAED
- a CDS encoding outer membrane protein assembly factor BamB family protein; the protein is MHALSFSTLTTCCLLNLLFWSASSALPGAELIATEWNQLRGPNGQGHPTQESNVPLEWSETENVAWKVPVPGLGWSSPVLSDGKIWLTSAVEEGQVLKAYSFDVESGDLLQEIDVFRPEEPVTVNDQNSHASPTPVVEPGFVYVHFGTMGTACVNSDNGEIVWKHEKLKLEHKEGPGSSPVLFDNLLLINCDGMDVQYVVALDKQTGDIVWKTERSGPFRDRPDFKKAYSTPTVHQVNDRWQVISTGADQIEAYDAYTGEEIWRVIYNGFSNVPLVLVDGTTAYVCTGFTKSELWAIDLTGEGDVTESHVRWKFKRQVPQISSPILVDGRLYFCSDKGVGCCIDASTGEAIWQDRLGGNFSSSPIYVNSHLLFNNHEGKTLVVAPADELNIVRTNSLDGIIKATPAPIPGGLIIRTNSHLYRISK
- a CDS encoding alpha-glucuronidase family glycosyl hydrolase; its protein translation is MTLLSRRFVAMLLVLLIPGSLYAVEKGATEKVTVHLVTGTEATKPMEKMAAMELESQLKELFNVEVTQEEVLSSDTEPFIILGSATNKSLFGTDSDYSLPKLSPQGHALKSLEQDSNTGLTIAGGSPVATLWAVYEFGYQNGIRYLMQSDVYPATPRELKLSGYDITLEPNLKKRTFRLVDQFPNSFESWNAAECDLLIKQLGKLKFNHIDLNVSPWHPFIHYELDGVAKETGVMHYGKQFLINPDYPGSTAFGGQDQFENSDFAGMETYKERNEAGKRYIQSILKSAHDQGMTVGVSLDPLAFTPEFKQVLPSSFVRTDHHNLHLGANNPYSGPKFEQLAKTQIEAWLDTYPELDEMSISLFQGSATDEEVEEGFAQLQSYSSKLKESTLEDVLEKSKSNSISALRDSGQTAASRCIASLAFYNRLFRSGALAERKELPQLQFSDVTPVLYPYLPEILPGENSSLAVSVTAGHGVHQFDQVPAQLVPAVLDCYLHNQNLSVMAQSTTQWLAERIQQLQTNEWEGVSVHFWTPAEQDPTLHFLSRVTFNSSITPRQAHDQYFETITRDESATGRMWLAFENMEAGSRMLDDADIHFVSPYEGDKMLMKHYNAEKPLPENWEEIKEHFTQNMIELYRSHDAVKTAGRKELYYYAKRSEAVLTYLTAVEELHAAAAAREEDDLETASEHLYTALESLYDAIDTLNDVARNPSDLGTIVLLNEYGYGPLLKEVGTVDAQLDAAE
- a CDS encoding outer membrane protein assembly factor BamB family protein, which produces MSRPGSLALALIFPILFTASSQAEDWAQFRGHNASGVSTESTDLPVEFSIDDKVLWSAEVGEGIACPIIVNNLAYTTAMTDEEIFSVFCFDATTGAEIWRRDFETGELPPIMAPNKPASSTPVCDGERVYVYFSTLGMFALNADSGEDSWQLPIQMPYYLMGWGAAHSPIVHGDLVIFNQDDDLAPFLMAVDKNTGSPVWRTERPEMLGGYSVPVICETNGRTEVIVAGSGKLKGYDITDGKELWTCNSLLRTIMTTPVVKDEHVYVSVQSYGDTNRVLKYALLQWKDTNQDEKLEKSELEEAFWEKFDKGDKDKDGFLVDDEIDDAFQAAENRVGGGNIIQKIKVGGEGNVTDTHLIWNLDDSSPSNIASPLVIEDMIFLVKKGGIAASFEIEKGEPVWKRMRLRNFGNYYASPIAGDGKIYVQGENGYLVVIDQDSKKGKVLAKNFMGESCISTPAIANNRIYVRTLTKLYCFSNEAAK